From the Burkholderia glumae LMG 2196 = ATCC 33617 genome, one window contains:
- a CDS encoding ribonucleotide-diphosphate reductase subunit beta — protein MLNWDDEKTAVTPASGAQHNAMRAPAGMAVGVQAATPAAHQAPSARDIFEGDLAVAPHASAAAAVAGAQERVNIADKRIINGKTDVNQLVPFKYKWAWEKYLAGCANHWMPQEINMSRDIALWKDPNGLTEDERRIVRRNLGFFVTADSLAANNIVLGTYRHITAPECRQFLLRQAFEEAIHTHAYQYIVESLGLDEGEIFNAYHEVSSIRDKDEFLIPFIHTLTDPAFVTGTQDADQKLLKSLIVFACIMEGLFFYVGFTQILALGRQNKMTGAAEQYQYILRDESMHCNFGIDLINQIKLENPHLWTPEFRAEIRELFKRAVELEYRYAEDTMPRGVLGLNAAMFKSYLRFIANRRCQQIGLDPLYPNEENPFPWMSEMIDLKKERNFFETRVIEYQTGGALSWE, from the coding sequence ATGCTCAATTGGGATGACGAGAAGACGGCCGTAACTCCCGCGAGCGGAGCGCAGCACAACGCGATGCGCGCTCCCGCAGGAATGGCTGTCGGAGTGCAGGCCGCGACGCCTGCCGCTCATCAGGCTCCGTCGGCGCGCGACATTTTCGAAGGTGACCTCGCGGTCGCGCCGCATGCTTCGGCGGCGGCCGCCGTCGCCGGCGCGCAGGAACGGGTCAATATCGCCGACAAGCGCATCATCAACGGCAAGACCGATGTCAATCAGTTGGTGCCGTTCAAGTACAAGTGGGCGTGGGAAAAGTATCTGGCCGGTTGCGCGAACCACTGGATGCCGCAGGAAATCAACATGTCCCGCGACATCGCGCTGTGGAAGGACCCGAACGGGCTGACCGAGGACGAGCGCCGCATCGTCAGGCGCAATCTGGGTTTCTTCGTCACCGCCGACTCGCTCGCCGCGAACAACATCGTACTGGGCACCTACCGCCACATCACGGCGCCCGAGTGCCGGCAGTTCCTGCTGCGCCAGGCGTTCGAGGAAGCGATCCACACCCACGCCTACCAGTACATCGTCGAATCGCTGGGCCTCGATGAGGGCGAGATCTTCAACGCCTATCACGAGGTCAGCTCGATTCGCGACAAGGACGAATTCCTGATCCCCTTCATCCATACGCTGACCGATCCGGCGTTCGTGACGGGTACCCAGGACGCGGACCAGAAGCTGCTGAAGTCGCTGATCGTATTCGCCTGCATCATGGAAGGCCTGTTCTTCTATGTCGGCTTCACGCAGATTCTCGCGCTCGGCCGCCAGAACAAGATGACGGGCGCCGCGGAGCAATACCAGTACATCCTGCGCGACGAGTCGATGCACTGCAATTTCGGCATCGACCTGATCAATCAGATCAAGCTCGAGAATCCGCATCTCTGGACGCCGGAGTTCCGCGCCGAGATCCGCGAACTGTTCAAGCGTGCCGTCGAGCTCGAGTATCGCTATGCTGAAGACACGATGCCGCGCGGCGTGCTGGGCCTGAACGCCGCGATGTTCAAGAGCTATCTGCGTTTCATCGCGAACCGCCGCTGCCAGCAGATCGGTCTCGACCCGCTGTACCCGAACGAGGAAAACCCGTTCCCGTGGATGAGCGAGATGATCGACCTGAAGAAGGAGCGGAACTTCTTCGAGACGCGGGTGATCGAGTATCAGACGGGCGGCGCGCTGTCCTGGGAGTAA